The Molothrus aeneus isolate 106 chromosome 11, BPBGC_Maene_1.0, whole genome shotgun sequence genome segment CGCTGGAACCGGGGCCCCGTGCCCATCCTACCTTGTCCTGCGGCTCCCAGCGGACACAGCCGGGGCCGTCGATCTCGGCCTGGAGCTGGCACGTAAGGGCGAGCACCTGCAGGTCGGCGGCTGAGAGGCTCGGGTAGTCCCCGGTCTTCTTGGAGAACTCGGTCACTGCGGGGGGAGCAGCGGCGCCGTCGGGCCGGGCCGGACCAGGCCGAGCCGGGCGGGGCCGCTCCGGCGGGGGAAGGAGCCGGtggcggggccggcccggcaCTCACCGAGGCGCAGCAGCTCGGGGCGCGGGCGGCGGACCCGCAGCTCGCAGGGCAGCGCGGCGAGGCGGCGGCGCGCGGGCCGGTCGCGGATCTCGGCCAGCACCTCGGGCACGGTGTACAGCGCGTCTGCGATGTCCTGCGGGCAGCGCCGTCACACCGGCCCGTAAGCCcttgacccccccccccccccccccgtcccTCCGGTGTCTCCGCGGTGTTCACCCGGTACCTGCAGCGGGGCCGCGCTCAGGAACGCGCCCGCGTCGGCCACGACGTGCGGAACACGCGCCATGTCTGCGTGCCCCATGGCCCACCCCGGACGCCGTCGAAGCGCCGCGGGAAGCACACCGGGAGTTGTGGTCCGGGCGCGGGTCACGCCGGGAGTTGTAGTTCAGTCAGAGCACGCCGGGAGCGGCGCCGGGCCCCGGGAGCGCTTCCGGCCGGCGCGATCACGTGACGGGCCGGGGTCACATGACGGCGGGAGCTGGAGCCGGGGAGCGGGAGCGGAGCGGCCGCCGGtaacgggacgggacgggacgggacgggacgggctcggctcggctcggctcggctcggctcggctcggctcggctcggctcggctcggcgtCGCTTCCTGGCCCAGCCCGGGGTGCTCCCGTCCGTCCGCCGGACACGGCCTGGTGGGACGCTTCGGCCGCCGGAGCTGCTCAGCCGGTGCCGGTAGCGGCCCGGGACGGTGGGGCCGCGGGGGTGCCCTTGGCCGCCGCTTCCTGTGCGCGGTGCCCGCAGTGCCCGGGCCTGGTCTgtgcggggctgcggggccggaCCGGGCGGTCGCGGGGGCGGGTTCGGTGCTCGCTGCCggggcggcggccccgccggtGTTCCgggaggccgggccgggctgggctgtcGGAAACGGGAAGccgggggaggaagggaggccTCGGTCTGGCCAAGAGGGTCCTGCCGTGTGTCACGGCCCCGctgggctgagggctgtggggtgtGCGGGCGGGAAAGCTGTGCCCGGGGAGCGGCACCGGGCACCCAGGGGTTTCTGGGGCCAGAGGCGTTTGTTGGCGTGACCGGGGCTGTCAGACGAGTGACAGAGAAATGGTATGGAGCCAGGAAAAGAGGGAACAGGGAAGGAAGAGAGTTGGGATGTGAAGGAGGAAGGATGGaaacagcccagccagggctgggcacgggctggcacaggaggggcaCGGCCCCCGTGGAATCCGTGTGGTGTGGGGTGGGGATGTGAGGACCGGGGGTATCTGATGGCCTCAGGGGAGGCCGGGGTGACCCGTGGGCCGGGATAGTTGGGGTGGCAGCGAGTGTGTGACAGTGAGTGTGTCACAGTGAGCGTGTGACACTGAGTGAGCCCTCGGGGTGAGGGCAGCAGACTGGCCTGTGCccgggagccctggctgctgctggatggAGCCAGGACGGTGCtcgggcagtgcccagcaggcagagctgggggctgtgggggcacagGCAGGCCCTGGGTGCCAGGCAGGtttgctgggctggcacagagagcagagaccctggcacaggggatTTCTCAGGGAATCTGCCGTGGGATGGAGCTCGGTACGGTGCAAGGAGGATGtgggagagggcaggggagaggctcctgtgcagggagaggggctggagctgctgccctgtttTTGTGCTTCCCCTGGTTGGGAAGGGGGGGGTTGGCAGTGGCCTGGCCAGGCAgttctgggctgggctgtgagctTGGCCCCcatgctctgcagctcctgggaatggtgggaagAGGCTGGGGCAGGCGCAGGGTGTCTTGTGCTCCTGTGGGATGTGTGACCtcatccctctgctctgtggtCATTGCTTTGGGCACCGGCCCGGGCCATGTGTCCTGCCACCCTCCCTGGTGTCACACTGTGTCCTTCTCATTCAGGGGGTGACACGATGGTCTTGGAGGCCTTTCCCAGCCTCAGTGATCCTGTGGGATTTGGTACCATAGTGAAACCAGGGCTGCCCTTCAGGTTTGTGGTCCCCATGCTGTGACCAgagctccctctgcagctggtgtTACTGCCATGTCTTTGCCATCTTGTTGGTGATGTGTGGTGAGCCAGTGTCCCCCGgggcaaggctttggtggctgCTCTGTCCCCTAGCAGCACTGGCCTGTGGGTCAGGGGCTCAGGTGCCCAGAGGGGTGTCTGGaggtggcagtgcccagctcagcccgtggtgctgctgtgcaggggtTGCTCTCCCAGTTGCCTTTGATGCAGGGGGTTCATCAGGAGAGGGAGCCCAGCCCGTGTGTCCCGGGGCTCGCCCAGCCCTTTCCCCGTGTCGCTGCCGTGCCGGGCACTTGCAGCAGCACCGGGCTGTGTCTGGGCTCCCTGGGTGCCCTGGCAGTGGGGCTGAGGTGTCTCCTCTCTCTGCTTGCAGCTGGGGGTGATGCCATGGccgctgccagctccagcagggccagggccggGCCGCCCTGCGAGAAGTCCCCGCTGTCCGTGAaaggtgggtgctgctgccgCCGTGCTGGGATTGCCGTGCCGGGAATGTGCGTGCTCTGCCTGCGCCCCGggctggcacacacagcactcgggaggagcaggggctggggacggccctgtgtgccctgggctggggacgtGGCTGCGGGGCCGCGCTGGTGCTCCCGCGGCCGCGAGATGGCTCCCGGCGCCCGGAGCCGCGTCCCCTCGGAGCCGCATCCCGCGCTGCCCCTCCGCGGGCACTGCCGGCCTGGGGCTGCCCGTCCCGTCCTGCCccgtgccctggggcagggaggtgtccctggggacagtgacagtccTGCCACCCTCGGAGGGGTGAAGCTGGGGACAGTCCTGGTCAGGGGTTGGTGCCAGCCATCGCTGCCACCAGGAGCGTTGCTCCCCac includes the following:
- the LOC136561079 gene encoding serine/arginine repetitive matrix protein 1-like — translated: MGTTNLKGSPGFTMPSAQRGRDTRQDPLGQTEASLPPPASRFRQPSPARPPGTPAGPPPRQRAPNPPPRPPGPAPQPRTDQARALRAPRTGSGGQGHPRGPTVPGRYRHRLSSSGGRSVPPGRVRRTDGSTPGWARKRRRAEPSRAEPSRAEPSRAEPVPSRPVPSRYRRPLRSRSPAPAPAVM